In Planctomonas sp. JC2975, the genomic stretch TGGAGAAGCTCCACACTCCGAGCTGGGTCTGCGGCGAGAACATCGCGACCGCTCCTGCCGCTGCCTGCTGGAAGATGCCGATACGGGTCATGCCGCCGCCGACATCCTCGTTCATCGAGCCCGACACGTCGACGAGCGCCAGCATGCGGCCGCGCATCGTCATGGTCGACCACTCGTGCAGCATGTCCACCTGCGTGGCCAATCCGCCAGGGGCGGCCGTCGAATACGTCTTCAGCACTCCGGCCGCCTGCAGATGCCCCTGGCCGAGTCCCGATCGGAAGCCGCCCTGGGCGAGGTGCTTCTGGTCGGTGACGAAGGCGCTCTCCAACGCCGTCATGAGCCGGTCCTTCACGACGCTCCCTGTGGAGCGTCCGGCGACGCGGACGAAGGGAAAGGCATCCTCGTCGGTGCCGTCACCCGGGTAGATCGCGAAGAACTGCTGATCGGGATGCTGCTGGTTGTGCTGGTAGACGGCCTGCTCGGTCGTGAGGACAACGGTGGGCAGAGAGTTCTCCTGCGCCGACGCGAACGCCTTCTCGGCGGTCGCCGGGATGTTCTTGCCCAGTGCGACGAGTGCCGTGTCGAACGCGAGATCGTTGCCCGCCGGCGCGACGCCGTTCAGCTTGCTGAGGGCGAGCAGGCTCGCCCCGTTCGCCTCCGGATCGGGCAGCAGCGCGTTGAGTCCGCCAGAGTACAGGCCGGCCCATGTCGGCTTGGCCGCAGCGATCGACGATGCCTTCTTGGACGGCGCTGCGAAAACGAGCGGAGTCGTCGCGACGTAGGCCTCGAAGAAGGCGTTCGGTGTCTCGCGTCCCAGCGACAGCGCCGTCGCCGCGATGCGGCTCTGCCAGCCGGGAGAGTCCGGCACCCAGACATCGGCGCCGACGTCTCCGCCTGCCGCCACGATGGATGCCGTGTCCGCGGAGTCCTGCACCCGCACGGTCGTCTTCACGCACGGGGTCACGACGTCGAACGAGCTCGCCGCCCTGGTGAGCACGGGGGCGATTTTGGGGTCGGCCACCACACGGATCGTCGTCGGCTTGCCGCACCCGATGGCATCCGCGAAGGAAGGAACGGAGCTGCCAAGAAGACCGCCGGCCCAAGCAGCCCCACCGACGGCCACCAGGACGACGGCGACGGCGCCCGAGATGATGCCGATCAGGAAGCGCTTGCGGGAGCGTGGGCGCGGCTCTCGCGCGGCAGGCAGGGCGTCATGAGGGTGCGCAGGGGCGCTGTGTCGTCCCACTCGTACTCCATCGTCGGGTCAGGCCGCCCCCGCCTGCGATCTTCGGCCGCGTCCCCTCGAGCGGCTTCATGCGGCGATTCTATCGGACGACCTGGCACGGCGACGTCCTCGGCGAGGCGTGGTCGGCCGAGTCCGCGCGACGGCGACGACAGACCTTCCGGCGGCGATCCGACCGAGGAGGCAAGGGAGGAGATCGAGGTCATCCGGAGAGGATGCGCCGAGGGGTCGGCAGCCCGGACTACGGCCGAAAAAACGCCCCGAACGCCGCACCGTGCTGCGCGAGCACCGACACCGTGCCGGAGATCAGTGGATGAGGCAGTTCGGACGGCAGGACCGCTGCGAGAGCGCATCCACGAGCACGTTGCCCAGGTCCTGAGGCCGGGTCGCCGTGTAGACACCGCCGTCGGTCGCGTTGGCGATCTGACCCATCGCGGCGAGATCGGTGTCCGGTCCGAATCCGATCATGATGACCTCGACCGGCTTGTCCGGGTTCTCCACCGTCTTCAACTGCGCGAGCAGGTCCTGCAGCGAGAGCCCCCCGCCCGGGTTGTCGTTCTTGCCGTCGGTGATCACCAGGACGGAGTTCACCATGCCCGGGATGAAGTCCTTCTGCACGTCCTTCACCGCGGCGAGAACGGTGTCGTAGAGCCCGGTATCGCCCTGCACATAGCTCGGCAGCGCGCCGATGATGCTCGCGATCGCCTGCTGGTGCTGCGGATCCCCGATGGGCGCGATCGGGGTCATCTCCTTGTACGGCGTCGACCCGTTCTGGTTGGTGGAGAAGATCCAGATTCCGAGCTCGGCCTGCGGCGAGAACATCGAGACGGCGCCCATCGCGGCCTGCTGGAAGATGCCGATGCGGGTCATGCCGCCACCGGCATCCTCGTTCATGGACCCGGAGACATCGACCACGGCCAGCATGCGCGAACGCATCGTGATCGTCGACCACGCGTGCAGGAGGTCGACCTGCGACGAGAGGTCGGGCGAGATCATGTCGGTGTAGGAGGCGAGCACCCCGGTGGCCTTGAGCGAGCCTGTGCCGATGCCGCTGCGGAATCCGTACTGCCCCATGTGCTTCGTGTCTGTCACGAATGCGCGCTCGAGGCTGTTCAGGAGGCGATCCTTGGCTGCGTTCCCTGAGGTGACTCCCGCCAGCCGCACGTACGGATAGGAGTCGAGCACCGTTCCCGAACTCGGATACACGGCGAAGAACTGCTGGTCGGAGCTTTTTTCGGACTCGTTGTGCGCGAACACGGCCTGCTCGGTCGTGAGCACGACCGTCGGCGTCGACGCCTTCTCGGCATCGGCGAACGCCGCTGTCGCGTCAGCGGGGATGACCTTGCCGACGGCGATCATCGCGGCGTCGAAGGCGAGCGGATTGCTGGCCGGCGCGTTCGCCTTGAGCACGCTCAGCGCCAGCAGGCTGGCACCGTTGTTCACCGGATCCGGGAGCAGGGCGTTCACGGTGCCGCCGTAGATGCTCGGCCACGCCGGCTTCGCGGCGGCGAGTGAGCTGGCCTGCTTGGCCGGCGCCGCGAAGATCATCGGCGTCGTGGCCACATTCACGCCGAAGAACGCCTTCGGCGTTGCACGCCCGAGGGATTTCGCCGTCGCGGCGATGCGCGCCTGCCAGCCGGGAGAATCCGGCACCCAGACGTCGGCTTTCGGGTCGTTGCCAGAAGCCACGATCGACGCGGTCTCTGCAGACTTCTGCGCACTCACCGTCGTCGTCACGCAAGGCGTGACGGCATCGAACGACTGAGCCGACTTCTCCAGAGCAGGAGCGATGGCCGGATCAGCGACGACGCGCAGCTGCGTCGGTTTGCTGCAGCCGAGGGCGTCCGCCGGTGCCGGCAGGATGCCCCTCAGCGCGCCCGTTCCCCACGCAACGCCCGCAACGGCCAGGAGCACGATGACGACCGCACCGGAGATGATGCCGATGACGAAGCCTCTGCGCGACCGCGGTCTGTCTGAAGCGACAGGCTGATGATGCACGGGTGCGGCGCTGTGTCGTCCCACTCGAACTCCATCGTCGGGTCAGGCCCCCCGCCTTCGCTGCTGGCACCGCATCCCCTCGAGGCGGCGACGTTGGGGGTTAGCATACCCGACGCCGTGAGCGCCCGAAATGCACGACGGACCACAACGGGAGAGCCTGTGGGCCAGCTGTGCACTGTGCCTGAGCGACAAGGGACCATCCACGGCCGGAAAGTGTTCCAGCGACGCCGGGGCCGTGCCGACAGTATGGTCGAATGACCGCCTCCGACATCATTCCCGAGCATCTCGTGGCACTGCTGAACGAACCTAACTTCGGATTCCTCGGCACCATCCGTCCAGACGACACGGTTCAGGTGAACCCGATGTGGTTCGAGTTCGACGGCGAGCTGATCCGCTTTACGCACACCACGAAGCGTCAGAAGTACCGCAACCTGCAGCGGAATCCGAGCATGAGCCTCGCAGTGGTGCGCGAGCAGTCCTTCTACCGGTACCTCGAGATCCGCGGGCGACTGGTGGAGGTCGTCCCCGATCCGGACGGTGAGTTCTATGTTCGCCTGGCGCGACGCTACGGGGAGACGGATCCGCAGCCGCCGAAGGACAGGGCCGACCGCGTCATTCTCGTGATGAGCGTGGAGCACGCCGGCACCAACTGACGTCGTCGATCGGCTCGGCGCCTCACACGCACCCGAGCGCTGTTCTCGGGCTCGGGTGCGAACGTCCATGCACCCACGGCGTGTCGGCGAGCGTCGAAACGCGAGCGTCTCAGCCTGCGGCGTCGACCGCGTCCTTCATCGCCGCGCGGGCGTCATCGAGGTGATACACGCGTTCGCTCGGCTCGATGTGCGTCAGGAAGTCGTGCATCGTCACGGCGGCGCGCCATTCGGCCAGCGGACGCATGAGCTCGAGCGCGCCACGCGGATCACTCGAGGGGGCCGTTCGACGCCAGGTGCGCACCCACTCGTCGTGCACCGATGCCGCGTCGGAATCCGAGAGCACCTTTGTGAGCAGCAGGATGTCGTACGCCGGATGCGACAGCGACGCGTCTCCCCAGTCGATGACCACGGGCTCGGCGCCGCCGAGCCGCACGTTTCCTGCGTGCAGGTCGCCGTGCACCAGGGTGTCCGGGAGTCCGCACGCCGCCACCCGCTCCAGCCTTGCGGGAAGGGCCTCGATGAGCTCGCGGATGCCGTCCACGCTCTCGCTCCAGAGCCGCGCCACATCGACGAAACGCTCCGCCTTGAGACGACGATCCGGCAGCCCGGCGGCGAGCAACTCGTCCGCGGCACCCGCGTACCTCGCCTGCACCGGATGGAAGAGTTCTGTGATGCGAACGCGGGTCTCAGCATCCGCGCCGTGTCCGTCAATGCCCGGCACGTCGGCGAGGAGGATCCGCCCGTGGTCATCGGCGGCCAGCGGCTCCGGCGCCAGCGCAGGTGCTGCGGCCCGCACGAGCCGCAGCACCTCCGGCTCGTGAGCGAAGAAGGGCGGCACCTGCTTGAGCCAGGCGACGGTGCCGGCCGGGGCGTCCATGCGCCAGATGGCTGACAGGTTCCAGCTGCGCTGCTGAGCCGCGTCGATGTCGTGGAGTCCACGACGTTCGAGTGCCGCTTGCGCCCACGCGACGGACGCGGCCGGCCCACCCGGCCGCGCCCATGGCATCCGCAGGGGATGCTCGGCAAGGTCGAGGTCGCCGGGCGCCGGGATCAGCGGCAGGGGCGACGACAGGGTCCGCGTGTCGACCTGCGCGAGGTACGTCACCTCGCCTCCTGACGCCGGGCGGCCCTCTCCGTGTCCGTGCAGCAGCCGCAGGACCTGCACGTCGACGCCGAAGGCCTCGCGCGCAGTGCGCACCACCTCGTCGACGTCCTGCCACCACGGGTGCGCCACGGTGAAGGTCGGAAGCACGCCGAGCATGCCACCCGTCTGGTCGACGAGAACGAGGGTGGTGTCGCGTGGCATGCGACGACGGTAGCGGGCGTCGGCATCCGGGTGCCAGCCCGCTCAGCGAGTCAGAGGATCACGCCGCCCGTCTGGCACGCTGGACAGTACTGCGCCGTCGTGCTCGCGAACGCGAAGTCGCGGATGGTGTCGTCGCATCCGGGGCAGGGCTCCCCCGCCTTGCCGTGCACCATCATCGCAGCGACTTTCGCCGCCTTGAGCTCGGAGATGGGGATGCCGTGCCGCGCGTCGATCGCGGAGCGGATCACCCCCGTGGTCTGCTCGAAGAGCCGGTCCAGTTCATCGGTCCCGAGCTCCGACGCGTGCACGACGGGGTTGAGTCTCGCGGCGAAGAGGATCTCGTCCGAATACGCGTTGCCGATCCCCGCTATCGACTTCTGCTCCTCGAGCACCGCCTTCAGCTGCTTGCGACGACCCGCGAAAGCGCTGTCGAAGTCGGCGCGCGTGTAATGGGCTACCGCAGGATCGGGGCCGAGGCCGGCGACGGACGGCACATCGGATGCCGCATCCACGACCCACAGGGAGTGCGACACCCAGCCGCCGGAGTCGGTCAGGTCCAGCCGAATATCGCCCTCGAACTCGAGAGTGGCGAGCGCCGGTGCAGGAGTTGCAGAGTCGTCCGACGGTGATTCGCCCTCACCCCAGCGCGCCCAACCGTGGCGCCCGAGTGAGACGACGAGGTGCGCGTCGCCGATATCGAGGTCGAACATCTTGCCGTGCCTGGTCACCGAGGCCACGGATCGACCGATCAGGGTCGACGGCTGCCTCGAACGCGTCTTTATCATGCGGAATTCGAGCACGTCGACAGACACCAACGCGCGTTCGCGCAGCCGCTCATCGAGATCGTCGGCGAGTGCCTGCACCTCAGGAGACTCGGGCATATTCCGATCGTGCCACCAAGGACCGACAGTCGGCACGCCTTCGGTG encodes the following:
- a CDS encoding aminoglycoside phosphotransferase family protein, which produces MPRDTTLVLVDQTGGMLGVLPTFTVAHPWWQDVDEVVRTAREAFGVDVQVLRLLHGHGEGRPASGGEVTYLAQVDTRTLSSPLPLIPAPGDLDLAEHPLRMPWARPGGPAASVAWAQAALERRGLHDIDAAQQRSWNLSAIWRMDAPAGTVAWLKQVPPFFAHEPEVLRLVRAAAPALAPEPLAADDHGRILLADVPGIDGHGADAETRVRITELFHPVQARYAGAADELLAAGLPDRRLKAERFVDVARLWSESVDGIRELIEALPARLERVAACGLPDTLVHGDLHAGNVRLGGAEPVVIDWGDASLSHPAYDILLLTKVLSDSDAASVHDEWVRTWRRTAPSSDPRGALELMRPLAEWRAAVTMHDFLTHIEPSERVYHLDDARAAMKDAVDAAG
- a CDS encoding VWA domain-containing protein codes for the protein MGRHSAAPVHHQPVASDRPRSRRGFVIGIISGAVVIVLLAVAGVAWGTGALRGILPAPADALGCSKPTQLRVVADPAIAPALEKSAQSFDAVTPCVTTTVSAQKSAETASIVASGNDPKADVWVPDSPGWQARIAATAKSLGRATPKAFFGVNVATTPMIFAAPAKQASSLAAAKPAWPSIYGGTVNALLPDPVNNGASLLALSVLKANAPASNPLAFDAAMIAVGKVIPADATAAFADAEKASTPTVVLTTEQAVFAHNESEKSSDQQFFAVYPSSGTVLDSYPYVRLAGVTSGNAAKDRLLNSLERAFVTDTKHMGQYGFRSGIGTGSLKATGVLASYTDMISPDLSSQVDLLHAWSTITMRSRMLAVVDVSGSMNEDAGGGMTRIGIFQQAAMGAVSMFSPQAELGIWIFSTNQNGSTPYKEMTPIAPIGDPQHQQAIASIIGALPSYVQGDTGLYDTVLAAVKDVQKDFIPGMVNSVLVITDGKNDNPGGGLSLQDLLAQLKTVENPDKPVEVIMIGFGPDTDLAAMGQIANATDGGVYTATRPQDLGNVLVDALSQRSCRPNCLIH
- a CDS encoding PPOX class F420-dependent oxidoreductase encodes the protein MTASDIIPEHLVALLNEPNFGFLGTIRPDDTVQVNPMWFEFDGELIRFTHTTKRQKYRNLQRNPSMSLAVVREQSFYRYLEIRGRLVEVVPDPDGEFYVRLARRYGETDPQPPKDRADRVILVMSVEHAGTN
- a CDS encoding VWA domain-containing protein; this encodes MGRHSAPAHPHDALPAAREPRPRSRKRFLIGIISGAVAVVLVAVGGAAWAGGLLGSSVPSFADAIGCGKPTTIRVVADPKIAPVLTRAASSFDVVTPCVKTTVRVQDSADTASIVAAGGDVGADVWVPDSPGWQSRIAATALSLGRETPNAFFEAYVATTPLVFAAPSKKASSIAAAKPTWAGLYSGGLNALLPDPEANGASLLALSKLNGVAPAGNDLAFDTALVALGKNIPATAEKAFASAQENSLPTVVLTTEQAVYQHNQQHPDQQFFAIYPGDGTDEDAFPFVRVAGRSTGSVVKDRLMTALESAFVTDQKHLAQGGFRSGLGQGHLQAAGVLKTYSTAAPGGLATQVDMLHEWSTMTMRGRMLALVDVSGSMNEDVGGGMTRIGIFQQAAAGAVAMFSPQTQLGVWSFSTNQQGSQPWTELTPVAPVGDPAHAADISNVIKSLPSRVQGDTALYDSVLAAVKNMQANYVSGMVSSVLVITDGKNDNPAGGLSLDQLVGQLKSIESVNRPVPVIMIGFGPDTDQSAMTQIADATNGGVYQALKPQDLGAVLVDAISQRTCRPHCGN
- a CDS encoding DNA-formamidopyrimidine glycosylase family protein, which codes for MPESPEVQALADDLDERLRERALVSVDVLEFRMIKTRSRQPSTLIGRSVASVTRHGKMFDLDIGDAHLVVSLGRHGWARWGEGESPSDDSATPAPALATLEFEGDIRLDLTDSGGWVSHSLWVVDAASDVPSVAGLGPDPAVAHYTRADFDSAFAGRRKQLKAVLEEQKSIAGIGNAYSDEILFAARLNPVVHASELGTDELDRLFEQTTGVIRSAIDARHGIPISELKAAKVAAMMVHGKAGEPCPGCDDTIRDFAFASTTAQYCPACQTGGVIL